One window of Rhinoraja longicauda isolate Sanriku21f chromosome 9, sRhiLon1.1, whole genome shotgun sequence genomic DNA carries:
- the LOC144596663 gene encoding ADP-ribosylation factor 6-like produces MGKLFSKIFGSKEMRILMLGLDAAGKTTVLYKLKLGQPTTTIPTVGFNVETVTYRNVRFNVWDVGGQDKIRPLWRHYYTGTQGLIFMVDCADRDRIDEARQELYRIINDREMRDAVILIFANKQDLPEAMKPHEIQEKLGLTRIRDRNWYVQPSSATTGDGLYEGLTWLTSNFKT; encoded by the coding sequence ATGGGCAAATTGTTTTCGAAGATATTTGGGAGCAAGGAGATGCGTATTCTGATGCTGGGTCTGGATGCTGCTGGCAAGACCACCGTCCTGTACAAACTCAAGCTTGGAcaacccaccaccaccatcccgacGGTCGGCTTCAACGTGGAGACAGTCACCTACAGGAATGTCAGGTTCAATGTGTGGGACGTGGGGGgacaggacaagatcaggcctctcTGGCGCCACTACTACACGGGAACCCAGGGCCTGATCTTCATGGTGGACTGCGCTGATCGAGACCGAATCGACGAGGCCAGGCAAGAGCTCTACCGTATCATTAATGACAGGGAGATGCGCGACGCTGTCATCCTTATCTTCGCCAACAAGCAGGACCTGCCCGAGGCCATGAAGCCCCACGAGATTCAGGAGAAGCTGGGACTGACCAGGATACGAGATCGCAACTGGTACGTTCAACCTTCCTCGGCCACCACTGGAGATGGACTCTACGAAGGGTTGACCTGGCTCACCTCTAACTTTAAGACATAG